A single genomic interval of Halorubrum aethiopicum harbors:
- a CDS encoding aldo/keto reductase, translating into MPPIDLGLGLGTSGLDDPAECTESVVTALEAGYRHVDTAQMYDNEAAVGEGIAAADVDREEVVVATKVHPTNLAPEDARETAYESLDRLGLDRVDLLYVHWPTKAYDPETTLPVFDELREEGVTDHVAVSNFTPDLLREAREILESPIAAHQVECHPRFQQPELRKLAAEFDHHLVGYSPLARGDLLDDPTLAAIAERRGTSTAVVALAWALARDVVPIPKSTGDHVTENLAALEVDLSADDLAEIDGLTGGERRIDPDDAAWNRA; encoded by the coding sequence ATGCCGCCGATCGACCTCGGACTCGGGCTCGGCACGTCCGGACTCGACGACCCCGCGGAGTGTACGGAGAGCGTGGTGACCGCCCTCGAGGCCGGCTACCGCCACGTCGACACCGCACAGATGTACGACAACGAGGCCGCGGTCGGCGAGGGGATCGCGGCCGCCGACGTCGACCGCGAGGAGGTCGTCGTCGCCACCAAGGTCCACCCGACGAACCTCGCGCCCGAGGATGCCCGCGAGACGGCCTACGAGAGCCTCGACCGGCTGGGGCTCGACCGCGTCGACCTGCTGTACGTCCACTGGCCCACGAAGGCGTACGACCCCGAGACGACGCTTCCGGTCTTCGACGAACTCCGGGAGGAGGGGGTCACCGACCACGTCGCCGTCTCCAACTTCACGCCCGACCTGCTCCGGGAGGCTCGCGAGATCCTCGAGTCGCCGATCGCGGCCCACCAGGTCGAGTGTCACCCGCGCTTCCAGCAGCCCGAACTCCGGAAACTGGCCGCCGAGTTCGACCACCACCTGGTGGGCTACTCGCCGCTCGCGAGGGGCGACCTGCTCGACGACCCGACGCTCGCGGCGATCGCGGAGCGACGCGGGACCTCGACGGCGGTCGTCGCGCTCGCGTGGGCGCTCGCCCGCGACGTGGTCCCCATCCCCAAATCGACGGGCGACCACGTAACGGAGAACCTCGCGGCGCTGGAGGTCGACCTCTCCGCGGACGACCTCGCGGAGATCGACGGACTGACCGGCGGCGAGCGGCGGATCGACCCCGACGACGCGGCCTGGAACCGGGCGTAG
- a CDS encoding phosphotransferase family protein, giving the protein MDPSLETALADAFPGRPVEGLVDVGPSWNGGNETVGVDFADGGRAYLKVALDCDGSRIARERAVLEYVSARREIPVPAVAAADPDASPPYLATAPAPGRDLPAVLEGADDDRREALLRRVGGALATLHAVRFERHGEIVGRGGVLGIGEERRGVADGRDGDSPASDRAGDPDAPGLEVAAASWTDTLRSTIERTREIGTTDRLARHFDAVIDCVESNRERLDRAPAALLHGDVAPPNAFLAAEGNGGADGDGNGKEKGGDAPGVGLLDWELSHVGDPARDLVRARDQLCNGFDYEGPERFGGAVYEGYRDRAGGLPEGFAERRAIYRVVRVLGRSGFLDQWVTYLDEPMNDLVERIDAEMDARLAAV; this is encoded by the coding sequence ATGGACCCGTCCCTCGAGACGGCGCTCGCCGACGCCTTCCCGGGCCGCCCGGTCGAGGGGCTCGTCGACGTCGGTCCCTCCTGGAACGGCGGCAACGAGACCGTCGGCGTCGACTTCGCCGACGGCGGCCGCGCGTACCTCAAGGTCGCGCTCGACTGCGACGGGAGCCGGATCGCCCGTGAGCGGGCGGTCCTGGAGTACGTCTCCGCGCGACGTGAGATCCCGGTTCCGGCGGTCGCCGCCGCCGACCCCGACGCGAGCCCTCCCTACCTCGCGACCGCGCCCGCGCCGGGACGCGACCTCCCCGCAGTCCTCGAGGGGGCGGACGACGATCGGCGGGAGGCGCTGTTGCGGCGCGTCGGCGGGGCGCTCGCGACGCTCCACGCGGTCCGTTTCGAGCGTCACGGGGAGATCGTCGGCCGCGGCGGTGTCCTGGGGATCGGGGAGGAGAGACGCGGGGTCGCGGACGGCCGCGACGGTGACTCGCCCGCGAGCGACCGCGCCGGCGACCCCGACGCTCCCGGCCTCGAGGTCGCGGCCGCCTCGTGGACCGACACGCTGCGCTCGACGATCGAGCGCACCCGCGAGATCGGCACGACCGACCGGCTCGCCCGCCACTTCGACGCCGTCATCGACTGCGTCGAGTCGAACCGGGAACGCCTCGATCGCGCGCCCGCGGCGCTGCTCCACGGCGACGTCGCGCCGCCGAACGCGTTCCTCGCGGCGGAGGGAAACGGGGGAGCGGACGGGGACGGGAACGGGAAAGAGAAGGGGGGAGACGCCCCCGGCGTGGGACTGCTCGACTGGGAGCTCTCCCACGTCGGCGACCCCGCCCGCGACCTGGTCCGCGCCCGCGACCAACTGTGTAACGGCTTCGACTACGAGGGGCCGGAGCGGTTCGGCGGGGCGGTGTACGAGGGGTACCGCGACCGCGCCGGCGGCCTTCCCGAGGGGTTCGCGGAGCGACGAGCGATCTATCGGGTGGTTCGGGTCCTCGGGCGGTCGGGCTTTCTCGACCAGTGGGTGACGTACCTCGACGAGCCGATGAACGACCTCGTCGAGCGGATCGACGCGGAGATGGACGCGCGGCTCGCGGCGGTCTGA
- a CDS encoding DUF7557 family protein — protein sequence MPQIHLDDSTVERLDALRRDDEEYDEIVTELINIYEAEELTLFHGGDVE from the coding sequence ATGCCGCAGATACACCTCGACGACTCGACCGTCGAACGGCTCGACGCGCTCCGGCGGGACGACGAGGAGTACGACGAGATCGTGACCGAGCTCATCAACATCTACGAGGCCGAGGAGCTGACGCTGTTCCACGGCGGCGACGTGGAGTAG
- the dph2 gene encoding diphthamide biosynthesis enzyme Dph2: protein MSGSTEGDLTKTGMSLKHDREWDYELDRIVEAIEERDASKVGLQFPEGLKRRGPQVADDLREVAPDDVTFMLSGQPCYGACDLDTYLMRRTDVFVHFGHTPMKESDSIVYVPLFSNVDPFPIMEESLAELPDPEEDPDVGLVTTAQHMNRFEEMTDWLEERGYEVHTRRGDDRLTKEGQVLGCNYASADIPADQVLYVGGGKFHPVGLAMEHPEKTVVIADPVNNAVSIAEHDQFLKQRYASVHKAMDAEKWGVIFCTKIGQGRWETAQEIVENNDDAYLITMDEVTPDRLRNFDMDAFVNTGCPRITTDDGPRFHKPMLTPGEYEAAIGERPLDQIEFDTFHDTW, encoded by the coding sequence ATGAGCGGGTCCACGGAGGGCGACCTCACCAAGACGGGGATGTCGCTGAAACACGACCGAGAGTGGGATTACGAGCTCGACCGGATCGTCGAGGCCATCGAGGAGCGGGACGCGAGCAAGGTCGGCCTCCAGTTCCCGGAGGGACTCAAGCGCCGCGGCCCGCAGGTCGCCGACGACCTCCGGGAGGTCGCCCCCGACGACGTGACGTTCATGCTGTCGGGCCAGCCGTGTTACGGGGCCTGTGACCTCGACACCTACCTGATGCGCCGGACGGACGTGTTCGTCCACTTCGGCCACACGCCGATGAAGGAGTCCGACAGCATCGTCTACGTCCCCCTCTTTTCGAACGTCGACCCGTTCCCGATCATGGAGGAGTCGCTCGCGGAGCTTCCGGACCCCGAGGAGGACCCCGACGTGGGGCTCGTGACGACCGCCCAGCACATGAACCGCTTCGAGGAGATGACCGACTGGCTCGAGGAGCGCGGCTACGAGGTCCACACCCGCCGGGGCGACGACCGGCTCACGAAGGAGGGGCAGGTCCTGGGCTGTAACTACGCCTCCGCGGACATCCCCGCCGACCAGGTGTTGTACGTCGGCGGCGGGAAGTTCCACCCGGTCGGGCTCGCGATGGAACATCCCGAGAAGACCGTCGTCATCGCCGACCCCGTCAACAACGCGGTGTCGATCGCCGAACACGACCAGTTCCTCAAACAGCGCTACGCCTCGGTCCACAAGGCGATGGACGCCGAGAAGTGGGGCGTCATCTTCTGTACGAAGATCGGCCAGGGGCGCTGGGAGACGGCACAGGAGATCGTCGAGAACAACGACGACGCCTACCTCATCACGATGGACGAGGTGACGCCGGACCGCCTCCGCAACTTCGACATGGACGCGTTCGTCAACACCGGCTGTCCCCGGATCACCACCGACGACGGCCCGCGCTTCCACAAGCCCATGTTGACCCCGGGCGAGTACGAGGCCGCGATCGGCGAGCGCCCCCTCGATCAGATCGAGTTCGACACGTTCCACGACACCTGGTAA
- a CDS encoding CopG family ribbon-helix-helix protein, whose translation MRTSLNIPRELLDEFDETWEAEGMESRSRAVREAMQEYVERHQALETIEGEVVAMIVFDYEHTLVIGELHDVQHEFQDVIETTSHSHQGEWCLEGLFCRGPAARIRDLAYRLRDFDAVGRANVTFLEAK comes from the coding sequence ATGCGGACCAGTCTCAACATCCCACGGGAGTTACTCGACGAATTCGACGAGACGTGGGAGGCCGAGGGCATGGAATCCCGATCCCGGGCGGTTCGGGAGGCGATGCAGGAATACGTCGAACGCCACCAGGCACTCGAAACGATCGAGGGCGAGGTCGTCGCCATGATCGTCTTCGACTACGAACACACCCTCGTCATCGGCGAACTCCACGACGTCCAACACGAGTTTCAGGACGTCATCGAGACGACGAGCCACTCCCATCAGGGTGAGTGGTGTCTCGAGGGACTGTTCTGTCGCGGGCCGGCCGCTCGCATCCGCGACCTTGCCTACCGCCTCAGGGACTTCGACGCCGTCGGTCGTGCCAACGTCACCTTCCTCGAAGCCAAGTGA